The Raphanus sativus cultivar WK10039 chromosome 6, ASM80110v3, whole genome shotgun sequence sequence ATTGTACTTGAGTTTCTTGATTTGTCTTTATATCTTGTAAACACAGACCAACAAAGCTTGAGATACAAATCATACTCCTCTTCACATCTTTTGTTATACTACTGTTAGTATCTTAAATTATTTAACAGTTCCATTATATAAACAATGAATGCGATGTTGCAACAGATGAGATATGAAAACGATTTTGATTGGTTGGCCAGAAGACCAGAACAAAAGacgaaataaaatatttggattGAAAATAAGATACAATCAATGTAGGTCCCTATTCAAGGCTTTGTTAAAATAATCAAGGTACACAAGTCTTTGTTTGTCCGaaattaaactatttaaatGTGATAAGTGACAACTGTAAATGTGATTTTTCAGTAAACTAATAATAGGGGATTGTATAAAGAGTAGTGGTCGCGTAAGCataagaacaaaaaagaaagcaaTATGTCTACTTTCTCGagctaaaatctaaatataaaacTCTTCCTTCTTTTGGACACACCAATAAACCGGAGTCTTGAACCGGTTTTCTATAAACCGATGAATTCAAACCGGACACTAGGGTTTCTGGGCTTTATAAATCATTCGCCCAAAAAACCCGAGTCTTGACAATAAGGAACTCACCATCCACCAATCTAGCTTTTTCTAGGGTTTTGGACGGTAGCAGTATCTTGAGAGTTTGTAGAGAGACATGGACCTAATGAATAGGTTAACAGATGACTTGCTGGTCAAGATATTATCGTTTCTCCCCACAAAAGTTGCAATCTCCACCAGCATCTTGTCTAAACGATGGGAGTGTCTTTGGATGTGGTTACCAAAACTCGAGTATATTAGCAGATGTTTTGAATGCAAGGGTTTCAAGTCCGAATACGAGAGTTCACTACGGTGTTTTCTTGACAGAAGCATACCATTACATAGAGCTTCGGTCATCGAAAGCCTCCGCCTCGATTTAGCTTATTCAGGTTGTAAAGCTGAAGATATCAAACTGTGGATTGTAATCGCAGTTTCTCGCTTCTTACGCGAGCTTGAAGTTTGTTATCTTGATCATCTGGACAAGAACAACATATTACCAAGTAGCTTGTACGCCTCTAAATCTCTAGTGACTTTGAAACTTAGCGGCAACATTCGCTTGGATGTTCCTCGTATGGTTGGTCTTCCCTCTCTGAAAACTTTGCAACTTCGACATCTGAAGCTCTTAGATGGACAATCTTTTCGAAAGCTCCTATCTATCTGTCCTGTTCTTGAAAATCTGTCGGTCATGCTCTATGGTGGTTATGTCAATATGGGAAAGATCACGGTTATCATCCCCTCTTTGCTAAGTTTATCACTAGAAATACCTTCTACTGGTCTTCAATATGGTCTTGTAGATGGTTTAGTGATAGATACCCCGTCTTTGAAGTATTTGAAGCTTGAGGATTATGATAATAATAATCACTCTTGTCTTATTGAGGATATGCCTCAGGTGGAGGAGGCATATCTAGATGTTAAGTGTCCTGATATTGAGAGACTTATAGGATCAATCACATCCGTCAAGCGGCTTACCTTATCTTTGGAGGTAAATCAGTTAATTAACTGCAACTCTGTAGTCCGTTTATAGATTCATTTGTTAATTGTTAGTGAATGAATAAAAATTTTACATGGGTTGTTGAAAAATTATTGAATGGTTAGAGTTATAGCCAATTAGTTTTAATATGGAAACTCAAGATAACTTTGAATTTAATATTTAGACTTTCTACATTTTTCATTCCCATGCAGGCTATATATCATGGCAGGTTTGTTTTCGACCAGCTTGAGCATTTGGAGCTATGCGTAAGCACTGATTGTGCGTCTAGTCTCCTTGTCCGGTTACTCGAAGATTCTCCTAACTTACGAGAGCTAGACCTCTATGAAATGGTAAGTAAGCTTCTTTTACACTTTTACTATAGTCtctaattaaatatttcttatttatttataaaaagactCCTAGTGTAAGTCACAGTAGTGTACTGGGTTTTGAATCAACTGCTTTTGCTCGATGGCAGGATCATAAAAAGGGTTATATGGCTTCGTGGAATCAACCGGACACTGTTCCCAAATGTATTATGTCGAGTTTGCAAACTTTCAGCTGGTCAGGGTACTGTGGAATACCACAAGACAAAGATATTGTGGTTTACATCTTGACAAATGCTTGTCAATTGAAGACTGCAACAATCTCGTCTGACGATATTTATACTCCAAAGTATGAGATGATAAAGGAGTTGTCACTTTCCTACCGAGCATCGGCCACATGCCGACTCGTATTTGATTAaggatctt is a genomic window containing:
- the LOC108807820 gene encoding FBD-associated F-box protein At4g10400-like, with the translated sequence MDLMNRLTDDLLVKILSFLPTKVAISTSILSKRWECLWMWLPKLEYISRCFECKGFKSEYESSLRCFLDRSIPLHRASVIESLRLDLAYSGCKAEDIKLWIVIAVSRFLRELEVCYLDHLDKNNILPSSLYASKSLVTLKLSGNIRLDVPRMVGLPSLKTLQLRHLKLLDGQSFRKLLSICPVLENLSVMLYGGYVNMGKITVIIPSLLSLSLEIPSTGLQYGLVDGLVIDTPSLKYLKLEDYDNNNHSCLIEDMPQVEEAYLDVKCPDIERLIGSITSVKRLTLSLEAIYHGRFVFDQLEHLELCVSTDCASSLLVRLLEDSPNLRELDLYEMDHKKGYMASWNQPDTVPKCIMSSLQTFSWSGYCGIPQDKDIVVYILTNACQLKTATISSDDIYTPKYEMIKELSLSYRASATCRLVFD